The Microbacterium phyllosphaerae region CACCGGCCTGCACGCGACTGACGTCGAGCAGGTCGGTGACGAGCGACGACAGGGTGGCGAGGCTCTCGTCGGCGGTCGCGAGCAGCTCCTCCCGGTCGGATGCCGACAGGCGGTGCGCACCGCGGAGTCCGCCGATCGCGGCGACCGCTGAGGCGAGGGGCCGGCGCAGATCGTGGCTCACCGCCGAGAGCAGAGCGCTGCGCACCTGGTCGGTCTCGGCGAGGGCCGCCACCTCACGGGCCGTCGCGCGCAGATCCGTGTGCTCGATCGCGGCGGCCAGCTGCGCGACGATCGCGTCGAGCAGGCGGCGTGCGGGGGTGTCGAGGGGTTCGCCGTGGAGCTCGAGCACGGCGGGCGACGCGCCGCCCGTGCCGACGGGCACGGAGGTGGCGCGGTCATCGGCCACGGGTTCGCCGTCGCTCGCGAGCACCTCGCCGTCGGCGGAGAGCAGGCGCACTCCGCTCAGCCCGAACGCCTCGCGGGTGCGGCTGACGAGGGCGAGCACGGCGTTGTCTCCGCGCAGCACGTTGCCGGCGACCGCGGCGAGCAGCTCCGCTTCAGCGGCGGCGCGCTGAGCCGTGCGCGCCCGCCGGGCCGCCTGATCGACGATGATGCTGACGAGGATGGCGATGATCACGTAGAGCGCGAGGGCGAGCACGTGCAGCGGGTGCGCGATCGTGATGGTGAATATCGGCGCGACGAAAAGGAAGTCGAGGGTGATACCCGACAGCACGGCGGCGAAGACCGCCGGACGGAGCCCTCCTACGAGCGCCACGATCACGACGAGCAGCTGGAACGCCAGCACCTCGACCGTGATCGACTCGGGGCTGCGGAACGCGAACATCGCCCACGACAGCAGAGGCCCGAAGACGAGGGCGACCGCGAAACCGAGCACCTGCCGCCGCCAGCCGAGAGCACCGCCGGTGATGCGGGGGAGTGCGACGCGTCCACCTGCGGCGGCATGGGTGACGATGTGCACGTCGATGTCGCCGGAGCGACGGATGACCTCGGAGCCGATGCCGGGTCCCGTCATCGCGGCGGCGAGTCGACCGCGACGGCTGACCCCGATGACGAGCTGGGTCGCATCCGCCCCCTGTGCGAACTCGACGAGGGTTCCGGGGATGTCGTCGCCGATGATCTGGTGGAAGCTGCCGCCGAGCGACTCGACCAGGGAGCGCTGGGCTGCGAGAGCGCCGGGGGTCTCGTCGCGGAGTCCGTCCTGCGCCGCGACGTGCACCGCGAGCAGCTCGCCACCGGCGGAGCGGGCGGCGATCCGAGCGCCGCGGCGCAGCAGCGTCTCACCCTCGGGACCACCCGTGAGTGCCACGACCACGCGCTCGCGTGCCTGCCACGTGCCCTCGATGCCGTGGTCGGCGCGGTAGCTGCGCAGCGCGCTGTCGACCTCGTCGGCGAGCCACAGCAGGGCGAGCTCGCGCAGCGCGGTGAGGTTGCCGAGCCGGAAGTAGTTCGACAGGGCGGCGTCGATCCGCTCGGCGGGGTACACGAGCCCTGCCGACAGCCGGTCTCGAAGCGACTGCGGTGCGAGGTCGACGACCTCGATCTCGTCGGCGGCCCGCACCACGGCATCCGGGATCGTCTCCTGCTGCGCGATGCCGGTGATCTTCTCCACCACGGCGTTCAGCGAGTCGATGTGCTGCACGTTGACCGTCGTCACGACGTCGATGCCCGCCGCCAGCAGCGCCTCGACGTCCTGCCAGCGCTTCGGGTTCTGCGAACCGGGGGTGTTCGTGTGGGCGAGCTCGTCGACGAGGGCGATCTCGGGATGCCGTGCCAGCACCGCATCCAGATCCATCTCGCTCAGCGGCACGCCCCGATGCAGATCGACACGTCGCGGGACCTCGGGGATGCCGATGGTCTGTGCTGCCGTCGCCGCCCGCTCGTGGGTCTCGACGATCGCGATCACGACGTCGCGTCCCTCGTCGAGCAGCCGCTTGCCCTCGGCGAGCATCTCGAAGGTCTTGCCGACGCCGGGGGCCGCGCCGAGCAGGACGCGGAGGCGGCCGCGCTTGCCGTGGCGCTCTGCCGTCATTCGCCCTCCCGCTCATCGAGCGCGAGATTGAGTTCGGCGACGTTGATGCGTTCTTCGCCGAGGAATCCCAGATCCCGCCCTTGAATTCTAGACTCCACGAGGTCGCGCACCTCCTCCTCGGGCACGCCGCGCTCGGCTGCCACGCGCGGCACCTGCAGCAGGGCGTAGGCGACGCTGATGTGCGGGTCGAGACCGGATCCGGATGCCGTGACGGCATCGGCCGGCACGGCATCCGGGCTCACCCCTTCGCGCTTCGCGATCGCGGCCTTGCGCTCGTCGATCGCCGCGACCAGATCGGGGTTCTCCGGGCCGAGGTTGCTGCCGCTCGAGCCGGCACCGTCGTAGCCGTCCCCGGCGGCCGACGGACGCGACTGGAAGTACTCGGGGAGAGCCTCGCCGTCGGCATCCGTGAAGGACTGCCCGATCAGCGCGCTGCCCCTGTCGTCGGGCAGCGGCGACCCGTTCGCCTGGAAGGGCAGCAGCAGTTGGCCGATGCCGGTGACGACGAGCGTGTAGCCGACGCCGAGCACGAGGGTGAGCACGAGCATCGCGCGGACGGCGACACCGGCGGTGCGAGCGGCGGTGCGGGAGGAGGACATGGGATGCCTTTCGAAGCGAGAGGGAAGCGAGGTGGATGCCGGTCAGAAACCGGGGATGAGGGTGATGACGAGGTCGATCAGCTTGATGCCGATGAACGGCGCGATCACGCCTCCCAGGCCGTAGATCAGCAGGTTGCGCTGCAGGATCTGCGAGGCGCTCGCCGGCCGGTACTTCACACCCCGCAGCGCGAGCGGGATGAGGAAGACGATCACGATCGCGTTGAAGATGATCGCGCTGGTCACGGCGGATGCCGGCGAGTGCAGCTGCATGATGTTGAGCGCCGCAAGCCCGGGGAACACGCCCATGAACATCGCGGGGATGATGGCGAAGTACTTGGCGATGTCGTTCGCGAGCGAGAACGTCGTGAGCGCTCCGCGGGTGATGAGCAGCTGCTTGCCGATGCGCACGATGTCGATGAGCTTGGTCGGATCGGAGTCGAGGTCGACCATGTTGCCGGCCTCCTTCGCGGCCGACGTGCCCGTGTTCATCGCGACGCCGACGTCGGCCTGGGCGAGCGCCGGGGCGTCGTTCGTGCCGTCGCCGGTCATGGCGACGAGTCGGCCGCCCTCCTGCTCGCGCTTGATCAGCTCGAGCTTCTGCTCGGGGGTCGCCTCGGCGAGGAAGTCGTCGACCCCCGCCTCCTTCGCGATCGCGGCGGCGGTCAGGGGGTTGTCGCCCGTGATCATGACCGTGCGGATGCCCATGCTCCGCAGCTCCTCGAACCGCTCGCGCAGACCGTCCTTCACGATGTCCTTCAGATGCACGACGCCGAGCACCTGACCGGCACCGGTGGCGTGCTTCACGGCGACGACCAGCGGGGTGCCGCCGCTGGACGCGACGCCGTCGGTGAGCGACGTCAGCTCGGCATCCGTCTCGAGTCCGAGCCAGGCGCTGACGGCCGAACCGGCGCCCTTGCGGATCTGCGTGCCGTCGGCCAGGTCGAGACCCGACATGCGGGTCTGCGCGGTGAACGGCACGACGACGGCATCCGCCGGCTCGTCGACCCGGATGCCGCGGCTCAGGGCCAACTCGACGATCGATGCGCCCTCGGGTGTCGGGTCGGCGAGCGACGAGAGAGCGGCCACACGCAGCAGCTCGTCGGCGTCGACGCCTCCGAGCCGCAGCACCTCGTGCGCGCGGCGGTTGCCGTAGGTGATGGTGCCGGTCTTGTCGAGCAGCAGGGTCGTGACGTCTCCCGCGGCCTCGACCGCGCGGCCCGACATCGCGAGCACGTTGCGCTGCACGAGCCGGTCCATGCCGGCGATGCCGATGGCCGAGAGCAGGGCGCCGATCGTGGTCGGGATGAGGCACACCAGCAGGGCGATCAGCACCGGGATGCTGACGGGCGACGCCGCGTACGACGCGATCGGGTTGAGCGCGAGCACCACGACGACGAACACGATCGACAGGCTCGCGAGCAGGATGTTGAGCGCGATCTCGTTGGGTGTGCGCTGACGGCTCGCGCCCTCGACGAGCGCGATCATGCGGTCGACGAACGTCTCGCCGGGCTTCGAGGTGATGCGCACGACGATGCGATCCGACAGCACGCGGGTGCCGCCCGTGACGGCACTGCGGTCGCCGCCGGATTCGCGGATGACCGGGGCGCTCTCACCCGTGATGGCCGATTCGTCGACGGTCGCGATGCCCGCGACGATGTCGCCGTCGCCCGGGATCAGCTCGCCCGCCGTGACGATCACGATGTCGTCGCGCTGCAGCTCGGCCGAGGAGACGTCGACCGTCTCGGTGCGCTCTGCCGTGGCATCCGAGGTCGCCTCGTAGCGCACGACCTTGCGGGCCATCGTGCTGGTGCGGGTCTTTCGCAGGCTCGCGGCCTGGGCCTTGCCGCGGCCCTCCGCCACCGACTCGGCGACGTTGGCGAACAGCACGGTCAGCCACAGCCAGATCGCGATGCCCCACGTGAACGGCGCGGGCACCGGGGTACCGCCCGAGTCGGCGGGGCCCCCGAGGAAGGGTTCTGCGATCGCGAGCACGGTGGTGAACGCGGCGCCGACCCAGACGAGCAGCATCACGGGGTTGCGCACGAGAGATGCGGGGTTGAGCTTGCGCAGTGCGCCCGGCAGGGCCTGGGTCAGCTGCGCCCAGCCGAACGAGCGCGGCGGTTCGGTGGTGGCGGGGGCGGATGCCGACGCATCCTGCTGTTCCGACGGCGTGGTGATGAGTGTCATGTCAGACGAGTCCTTCAGCGAGGGGTCCCAGTGCGAGCACGGGGAAGTAGGTGAGTGCCGTGATGATGACCGCGACGGCGGTGAGGAGCCCGACGAACTGCGGTCGGTGCGTGGGCAGGGTTCCGGTGGTCTCCGGCACGCGCTGCTGGGCGGCGAAAGAACCAGCCAGGGCCAGCACGAGGACGATCGGGATGAACCGGCCGAGCAGCATCGCGACTCCCAGTGCGGTGTTGAACCACGGAGTGTTCGCGGTGAGCCCCGCGAAGGCCGAGCCGTTGTTGTTCGCGGCCGAGGTGAAGGCGTAGAGCACCTCGCTCATGCCGTGCACGCCGGGGTTCAGGATGCTGGTCGACTCGACGTCGGAGCGGATGCCCGGGATCGCGAAGCTCAGCGCGGTGCCTGCCAGCACGAGGGTGGGCGTCACGAGGATGTAGAGGCTCGCGAGCTTGATCTCCTTCGGGCCGATGCGCTTGCCGAGGTACTCGGGGGTGCGGCCGACGAGCAGCCCGCCTACGAACACCGCGATGACAGCGAGCACGAGCATGCCGTAGAGGCCCGTGCCGACGCCACCGGGGGCGACCTCGCCGAGCATCATGTTGAGCATCGGCATCATGCCGCCGAGTGCCGTGTACGAGTCGTGCATCGAGTTCACGGCGCCGGTCGAGGTCAGCGTGCTGGCGCTTCCGAACAGGGTCGAGCCGAGTATGCCGAAGCGCACCTCCTTGCCCTCCATCGCCGCGCCCGCGAGCTCGGGGGCGCTGCCGCGGCCGGCGAGTTCGAGGGCCGAGAGGGCGAAGGTCGAGATCAGGAAGATCGTGCCCATCACTGCGGCGATCGCATAGCCCTGCCGGTCGTCACCGATCATCCGGCCGAACGTGCGGGGCAGCGCGAACGGGATCACGAGGATCAGCAGGATCTGCAGCAGGTTGGTCCAGCCGGTCGGGTTCTCGAACGGATGCGCCGAGTTGGCGTTGAAGAAGCCGCCGCCATTCGTGCCGAGCAGCTTGATGGCCTCCTGCGAGGCGACCGGGCCGCCGGGGATGGTCTGCGTGCCACCCGAGACGGTGGTCACATCGGTGAAGCCGGCGAAGTTCTGCACCACACCGCCCGCGATCAGGGCGATGGCGCCGATCAGGGCGATCGGCAGCAGGATGCGTCCGAGCCCGCGGATCAGGTCGACCCAGAAGTTGCCGATCGTCGTCGAGCCCCGACGGGCGAGGCCGCGGATCAGAGCGACCGCGACCGCCAGGCCGACGGCGGCCGAGACGAAGTTCTGCACGGTGAGGCCCGCGAGCTGCACGGTGTAGCCCATGGTCTGCTCGGGCGAGTACGACTGCCAGTTCGTGTTCGCGACGAACGAGGCGGCGGTGTTGAACGCCAGGCCCTCGGGAACCGCGGGGAGTCCGAGCGACTCGGGCAGGAAGCCCTGCAGACGCTGCAGGCCGTAGACGAGCAGGAGCCCGGCGACCGAGAACGCGAGCACGCCGCGTGCGTAGGCCCGCCAGGTCTGCTCGGATGCCGGGTCGACGCCGATCAGGCGGTAGATGCCTCTCTCGGCCTTCAGATCACGGGGCGTGCTGAAGACGTGGGCCATGTAGTCGCCCACCGGCCGGTACAGCAGCACGATCGCGACGATGAGGACGGCGGCCTGCAGGATGCCGAACCACAGGTTCGCACCGGCGCCCATCAGAACTTCTCCGGGGCGACGAGAGCCACCACGAGGTAGACGACGGCGGCCACGGCGAGGGCGGCGGCGATGATCTCGAAGACGATCACAGTCGTTCCACCCCCTTCGCGACCAGGGACACGAGGGCGAACAGCGCGAGAGTCAGCGCGATGTAGATGATGTCGAGCACGAGACTCGATACAACTCCTGTGCAGACCGGAATATGACGATCCTCACGCTTTGCCTACGCGGCTGTGCGGGATGCATGCGGGATGCTCACATCTCGGGCTCGCGCGAACTTTTCTCGGGCCTCGTTGTCGCATCCGGGCGTCGGCGTTCGTTGTTCGGGTAGGAGGCCACCGATCCCCGGTGACTCGTCGACAAGAGAGACCCGGTGACGGCTGTGTACAACGACCCGATGGTGGCGAACCTGGTCTACCGACTCGAGGCGGAGGAAGCCGAAGAGCGGATCGTTCGGCGGCGCGCAGCGCTCGAGCATCCGGGTCTGATCCGGCGTCCGTCTCTTCTGACCCGCGCTCGCCGCGTGTGGGCGCGCTCTTTCCGCAGCGACGGGGAACCGGGATGATCGTCGGGAGGGCCGGCTCGGCGCAGAGCCTGCTCGATCGTGCGGATGGAGAGAGCCCGAGTGATGCAGCGCCGGAATCGGATCGAGGAGGCTCGGTGAACGCCGACGTCGCGGCGCGCGTCACGCAGGTGTACCGCGACGAGTGGGCGCGCATCGTCGGCGGTCTCACCCGGAGGTGCGGGGACCTCGACCTGGCCGAGGAGATGGCCGCGGAGGCCTTCGCCGCAGCCTCTGAGCTCTGGTCAGAAGAGGGTATTCCACCGAACCCCGCCGGCTGGATCACCACCACGGCCTATCGCAAGGCCATCGATCGGCTCCGCCGGGAGTCGTTCCGCGACGCCAAGCAGCGGGAGGCTCTCATGCTGCAGGATCCCGAACCACCGGAGCCCACAGGAGTCATCGACGACGACCGTCTTCGACTGCTGTTCACCTGCTGCCATCCGGCGCTGTCGCTCGAGGCGCGCGTCGCCCTGACTCTGCGGATCGTCGGTGGTCTCACCGTCGAGGAGATCGCCAGGGCGTTCCTCATCTCGGAGTCCACGGTGCGGCAGCGCATCACCCGGGCCAAGGCGAAGATCAAGACCGAGCGGATCCCGTATCGGATGCCCGCAGCCGACGACCTCCGGATTCGGATCGACGGGGTGCTCGCGGTGCTCTATCTCGTTTTCAACGAGGGGTATTTCGCGTCGGGAGCCGGCGTGCCCGCTCTGCGTCGGGAGCTGACCTGCGACGCGATCAGGCTCACCGGGCTGCTTCGCGAGCTGCTGCCCGACGACTGCGAGGTCGCGGGTCTGCTGGCGCTGATGCTGCTCAGTGAGGCGCGCGCCGCAGCGAGGGTCACCGCCGAGGGTGAGCTGGTGCGGCTGGACGAACAGGACCGCCAAGCGTGGAACCACGAGCTCATCGGGCAGGGGCTCGCGCTTCTCGACGGGCCTCTCCCTGGGGTGCCCGGTCGACATCGTCTGCTCGCCGAGATCAACGCGGTGCACGTGCGAGCGACGGATGCCGCCGACACCGATTGGGCGCGCATCGTCGAGCTCTACGAACAGCTCGAGCGGATCGACCCCAGCCCGGTCGTCGTGCTCGGCAAGGCGGTCGCCCTCGCAGAGCGGGACTCACCCGAGCGGGCGCTGCCGCTCGTCGAGCAGCTGAACGATGCCCTCGACCACTTCCACGGGTTCCACGTGACGCGCGCCGAACTGCTGCGAGCCACGGGCCGCGATTCCGAGGCCCGCGACGCGTACGCACGTGCGATCGCCCTGGCCGACAACACCGCCGAGATCATCCATCTGACCCGGCGCCGCGACGAACTCGCGACGCCGTCCGCGCCCGGAACGCCCGGGACCGCATCGAACGGAGAGAGCACATGAGCAACAAGTACCTCGTGATCCACATGACCGATCCGACCGGCGGCACGATGGCTCAGGGAGAGGATCAACGACTGCTCGAAGACTGGGCGCAGGAGGGCGACGCGGCGGGACGACTCGGTGAAGGCGCTCCCGTCGCCGGCCGCGAGGAGGCGAAGTCGGTCGCCGTACGAGGCGGCAAGGTGCTCGTCACCGATGGCCCGTTCCCCGAGTTCAAGGAGTGGTTCGCGGGCTACGACATCGTCACCGCGGAGTCGATCGACGAGGCAGCGACCTTCATGGCGAAGCACCCGACGGCGGTGATGGGCCGGGTCTACATCCTGCCGGTCGTCAAGCTTCCCTGGGACGAGGACTGAACGTCACAGGCTGACGGATCTACACTCAGCGAGTGAGT contains the following coding sequences:
- the kdpA gene encoding potassium-transporting ATPase subunit KdpA, whose product is MGAGANLWFGILQAAVLIVAIVLLYRPVGDYMAHVFSTPRDLKAERGIYRLIGVDPASEQTWRAYARGVLAFSVAGLLLVYGLQRLQGFLPESLGLPAVPEGLAFNTAASFVANTNWQSYSPEQTMGYTVQLAGLTVQNFVSAAVGLAVAVALIRGLARRGSTTIGNFWVDLIRGLGRILLPIALIGAIALIAGGVVQNFAGFTDVTTVSGGTQTIPGGPVASQEAIKLLGTNGGGFFNANSAHPFENPTGWTNLLQILLILVIPFALPRTFGRMIGDDRQGYAIAAVMGTIFLISTFALSALELAGRGSAPELAGAAMEGKEVRFGILGSTLFGSASTLTSTGAVNSMHDSYTALGGMMPMLNMMLGEVAPGGVGTGLYGMLVLAVIAVFVGGLLVGRTPEYLGKRIGPKEIKLASLYILVTPTLVLAGTALSFAIPGIRSDVESTSILNPGVHGMSEVLYAFTSAANNNGSAFAGLTANTPWFNTALGVAMLLGRFIPIVLVLALAGSFAAQQRVPETTGTLPTHRPQFVGLLTAVAVIITALTYFPVLALGPLAEGLV
- a CDS encoding potassium-transporting ATPase subunit F; translated protein: MIVFEIIAAALAVAAVVYLVVALVAPEKF
- a CDS encoding YciI family protein, whose product is MSNKYLVIHMTDPTGGTMAQGEDQRLLEDWAQEGDAAGRLGEGAPVAGREEAKSVAVRGGKVLVTDGPFPEFKEWFAGYDIVTAESIDEAATFMAKHPTAVMGRVYILPVVKLPWDED
- the kdpC gene encoding potassium-transporting ATPase subunit KdpC; the protein is MSSSRTAARTAGVAVRAMLVLTLVLGVGYTLVVTGIGQLLLPFQANGSPLPDDRGSALIGQSFTDADGEALPEYFQSRPSAAGDGYDGAGSSGSNLGPENPDLVAAIDERKAAIAKREGVSPDAVPADAVTASGSGLDPHISVAYALLQVPRVAAERGVPEEEVRDLVESRIQGRDLGFLGEERINVAELNLALDEREGE
- a CDS encoding RNA polymerase sigma factor; protein product: MNADVAARVTQVYRDEWARIVGGLTRRCGDLDLAEEMAAEAFAAASELWSEEGIPPNPAGWITTTAYRKAIDRLRRESFRDAKQREALMLQDPEPPEPTGVIDDDRLRLLFTCCHPALSLEARVALTLRIVGGLTVEEIARAFLISESTVRQRITRAKAKIKTERIPYRMPAADDLRIRIDGVLAVLYLVFNEGYFASGAGVPALRRELTCDAIRLTGLLRELLPDDCEVAGLLALMLLSEARAAARVTAEGELVRLDEQDRQAWNHELIGQGLALLDGPLPGVPGRHRLLAEINAVHVRATDAADTDWARIVELYEQLERIDPSPVVVLGKAVALAERDSPERALPLVEQLNDALDHFHGFHVTRAELLRATGRDSEARDAYARAIALADNTAEIIHLTRRRDELATPSAPGTPGTASNGEST
- a CDS encoding ATP-binding protein codes for the protein MTAERHGKRGRLRVLLGAAPGVGKTFEMLAEGKRLLDEGRDVVIAIVETHERAATAAQTIGIPEVPRRVDLHRGVPLSEMDLDAVLARHPEIALVDELAHTNTPGSQNPKRWQDVEALLAAGIDVVTTVNVQHIDSLNAVVEKITGIAQQETIPDAVVRAADEIEVVDLAPQSLRDRLSAGLVYPAERIDAALSNYFRLGNLTALRELALLWLADEVDSALRSYRADHGIEGTWQARERVVVALTGGPEGETLLRRGARIAARSAGGELLAVHVAAQDGLRDETPGALAAQRSLVESLGGSFHQIIGDDIPGTLVEFAQGADATQLVIGVSRRGRLAAAMTGPGIGSEVIRRSGDIDVHIVTHAAAGGRVALPRITGGALGWRRQVLGFAVALVFGPLLSWAMFAFRSPESITVEVLAFQLLVVIVALVGGLRPAVFAAVLSGITLDFLFVAPIFTITIAHPLHVLALALYVIIAILVSIIVDQAARRARTAQRAAAEAELLAAVAGNVLRGDNAVLALVSRTREAFGLSGVRLLSADGEVLASDGEPVADDRATSVPVGTGGASPAVLELHGEPLDTPARRLLDAIVAQLAAAIEHTDLRATAREVAALAETDQVRSALLSAVSHDLRRPLASAVAAIGGLRGAHRLSASDREELLATADESLATLSSLVTDLLDVSRVQAGVLAVSRMRLDVAGPVLAAVDELGLGPSDVELALDAGLPAVSADPVLLQRVLVNVVANANRHSPTDDRVIVSTSTLGDRAEIRVIDRGKGVPVEKRDQIFQPFQRLGDTDNTAGLGLGLALSRGFTEGMGGTLTPEDTPGGGLTMVISLPLAADPDFDQEETE
- the kdpB gene encoding potassium-transporting ATPase subunit KdpB, whose product is MTLITTPSEQQDASASAPATTEPPRSFGWAQLTQALPGALRKLNPASLVRNPVMLLVWVGAAFTTVLAIAEPFLGGPADSGGTPVPAPFTWGIAIWLWLTVLFANVAESVAEGRGKAQAASLRKTRTSTMARKVVRYEATSDATAERTETVDVSSAELQRDDIVIVTAGELIPGDGDIVAGIATVDESAITGESAPVIRESGGDRSAVTGGTRVLSDRIVVRITSKPGETFVDRMIALVEGASRQRTPNEIALNILLASLSIVFVVVVLALNPIASYAASPVSIPVLIALLVCLIPTTIGALLSAIGIAGMDRLVQRNVLAMSGRAVEAAGDVTTLLLDKTGTITYGNRRAHEVLRLGGVDADELLRVAALSSLADPTPEGASIVELALSRGIRVDEPADAVVVPFTAQTRMSGLDLADGTQIRKGAGSAVSAWLGLETDAELTSLTDGVASSGGTPLVVAVKHATGAGQVLGVVHLKDIVKDGLRERFEELRSMGIRTVMITGDNPLTAAAIAKEAGVDDFLAEATPEQKLELIKREQEGGRLVAMTGDGTNDAPALAQADVGVAMNTGTSAAKEAGNMVDLDSDPTKLIDIVRIGKQLLITRGALTTFSLANDIAKYFAIIPAMFMGVFPGLAALNIMQLHSPASAVTSAIIFNAIVIVFLIPLALRGVKYRPASASQILQRNLLIYGLGGVIAPFIGIKLIDLVITLIPGF